A window of the Trichoplusia ni isolate ovarian cell line Hi5 chromosome 4, tn1, whole genome shotgun sequence genome harbors these coding sequences:
- the LOC113492995 gene encoding nuclear pore complex protein Nup133 produces the protein MDFSSTGAMRSPFSPRVRQSITGRRPMGISSAKKNQSKYMHSPIEQAGDVVYKTPLTTIETYGMPLPVMVTEALTFASGEVSVRLSPCGWCWVVSGRRIVSWPRTPTHSSTSSPAPASTIARELTLPQTDLSHKADLVVLFYEDGAQMPSCIGVSPEGTVRYWPSVGQEGVYVDVSCELAGQECEKLGEYTQEGLVLATTTCTVVLLNPTVVDGRATVTCRTLRPPSGWLGGIGRRVSLLFFGSMPAHADTKLVGVVVLPGSGESESTIALVSGGPALQLWRGAELHEHPLRRPLTEAYARTHLAPHGDLNSLEIMALDVRATGNNGLLLLIATVNVARSPEMRYAIAHLSVEDLAAVRVVSMVAARGWAGDCDEPPRFLPLPHRALLYTSKYIAIVSTTVSNDKVEYIDVSLEGDRLSCAELCGGLPLLFSHKHGVLALTQHGQPAAAEPSICESPMGSPCPSDMYDGNLSLYEIDPHEVSMVTTDACGKLKTAFLFHVRRDGVACRAIIDELFPAAAERDERDVDSVLDRSVLKIATEMLDDIPAGDPRWKQRGGGATNISLGSSAALQVAAQLRDKQRAFTLFCDFLRACGLWQRLGLVTREGGGVQSTESALGGLAEQLAAAAALRRLQRAADAQLIDAAIYQVVCGASASAAEEPEVEAALAAGALAPADACYRRVSRAWRVLRALAAARPPPHDPRAAAQHAAATLNILTSVLGAMQSARAQWWAGAAAAPPPPQLGPRALLPALADLHKRAVTQCAHNCPDPTLRAQVYEAAASLADLILTDAEHLNSSSHTQHMYEKIRREAIQPFIDEGQTERAAALAEKFKDFELLIDMCVNNNDWDKLFSYFDKYSNEGIEAVTFARLYSGPGAWRGALLRRVGARAPAALRAWLEAAPARAPLLALHALGARQHARAAAALRAAAAAERASVRRLGAGAALAALCQAAAPGPGPAPGPGPAPGPDPALARLLALAEHHAALPAALRRHHGLDQHDSRVLPPEELVQMYIDSDSKSLTEYDYKKALDLTDFIEDMELRDDLRLRVWCACIRHDDWSQGRVSEPADELRDKMFFRLIDLVHVMGGDLELLLPPVEDILTAPELAELVSDPRFHFIIKYGYECVDTTRNESMVEG, from the exons ATGGATTTTAGTAGTACAGGCGCTATGAGGAGTCCATTTTCACCACGAGTGCGACAATCCATAACAGGGCGCAGGCCCATGGGTATATCGTCAGCCAAGAAAAACCAAAG CAAGTATATGCACTCTCCTATAGAACAAGCTGGTGATGTTGTGTACAAGACTCCTTTGACCACAATAGAGACTTATGGGATGCCCCTCCCTGTGATGGTCACAGAAGCCCTGACTTTTG CCAGTGGTGAAGTGAGTGTGCGCCTGTCCCCCTGTGGCTGGTGCTGGGTGGTGTCGGGTCGCCGCATCGTGTCGTGGCCGCGCACGCCGACACACTCGTCCACGTCGTCTCCAGCGCCGGCTAGCACCATCGCTAGAGAGCTCACCCTGCCTCAAACTGATTTAAGCCACAAGGCAGATCTCGTTGTTCTGTTTTATGAAGATGGAGCACAG atGCCATCCTGTATTGGTGTGTCTCCTGAGGGAACGGTCAGATATTGGCCTTCTGTGGGGCAGGAAGGAGTGTATGTGGATGTGTCATGTGAGCTGGCAGGACAAGAATGTGAGAAGCTGGGCGAGTACACACAGGAGGGCCTGGTGCTGGCCACCACTACCTGCACTGTGGTGCTGCTCAACCCTACTGTAGTTG ATGGTCGCGCCACAGTGACGTGTCGCACGCTGCGGCCGCCCAGCGGCTGGCTCGGCGGCATCGGGCGCCGTGTCTCCTTGTTGTTCTTTGGTTCTATGCCGGCGCACGCAGACACG AAACTGGTGGGCGTGGTGGTGTTGCCGGGCAGCGGCGAGTCGGAGAGCACGATCGCGCTGGTGTCGGGCGGGCCCGCGCTGCAGCTGTGGCGCGGCGCCGAGCTGCACGAGCACCCGCTGCGGCGGCCGCTCACTGAGGCCTACGCGCGCACGCATCTGGCGCCGCATG GTGATCTTAACAGCCTTGAGATAATGGCTTTGGATGTTCGCGCAACTGGAAACAATGGACTGCTACTGCTTATAGCCACCGTCAATGTCGCACGCTCACCAGAAATGAGATATGCTATTG CGCACCTGAGCGTGGAAGACCTGGCGGCGGTCCGCGTGGTGTCGATGGTGGCGGCGCGCGGCTGGGCGGGCGACTGCGACGAGCCGCCGCGCTTCCTGCCGCTGCCGCACCGCGCGCTGCTCTACACCTCCAAGTACATCGCCATCGTGTCCA CGACGGTGTCGAACGACAAGGTGGAGTACATCGACGTGTCGCTGGAGGGAGACCGTCTGTCGTGCGCCGAGCTGTGCGGCGGCCTGCCGCTGCTGTTCTCGCACAAGCACGGAGTGCTGGCCCTCACGCAACACGGGCAGCCCGCCGCCGCTGAGCC ATCCATATGCGAAAGTCCAATGGGCTCACCGTGCCCGTCTGACATGTACGACGGAAATCTATCGCTGTATGAAATTGATCCGCATGAG GTGAGTATGGTGACAACGGACGCTTGCGGCAAGCTGAAGACGGCGTTCTTGTTCCACGTGCGGCGGGACGGCGTAGCGTGTCGCGCCATCATCGACGAGCTGTTCCCGGCCGCGGCCGAGCGCGACGAGCGCGACGTGGACAGCGTGCTCGACCGCAGCGTGCTCAAGATAGCCACCGAGATGCTGGACGACATCCCGGCCGGGGACCCGCG GTGGaagcagcgcggcggcggcgccacCAACATCAGCCTGGGCAGCTCGGCGGCGCTGCAGGTGGCCGCGCAGCTGCGGGACAAGCAGCGCGCCTTCACGCTGTTCTGCGACTTCCTGCGCGCCTGCGGCCTGTGGCAGCGCCTGGGCCTCGTCACCAGAG AGGGCGGCGGCGTGCAGAGCACAGAGAGTGCGCTGGGCGGGCTGGCAGAGCagctggccgccgccgccgcgctgcgcaGGCTGCAGAGGGCTGCCGACGCGCAGCTCATCGACGCTGCCATCTACCAG GTGGTGTGCGGCGCCAGCGCGTCGGCGGCGGAGGAGCCGGAGGTGgaggcggcgctggcggcgggcgcgctggcgCCGGCCGACGCGTGCTACCGCCGCGTGTCGCGCGCCTGGCGCGTGCTGCGCGCGCTggcggccgcgcgcccgccgccgcacgacccccgcgccgccgcgcagcaCGCCGCCGCCACGCTCAACATACTCACC AGCGTGCTGGGCGCCATGCAGAGCGCGCGCGCGCAGTGGTGggcgggcgcggccgcggcCCCGCCCCCGCCGCAGCTGGGCCCGCGCGCGCTGCTGCCCGCGCTCGCCGACCTGCACAAGCGGGCCGTCAC TCAATGCGCGCACAACTGCCCCGACCCCACTCTCCGAGCGCAAGTATACGAGGCCGCGGCTTCTCTCGCCGACTTAATTCTCACTGATGCAGAGCACCTCAACAGCTCTTCTCATACGCAGCATATGTACGAGAAAATTCGTCGGGAAGCCATCCAGCCTTTCA ttgaCGAAGGACAAACGGAGCGCGCGGCAGCTCTGGCTGAGAAGTTCAAGGATTTCGAGTTGTTGATAGATATGTGCGTTAACAACAACGATTGGGATAAGCTGTTCTCTTACTTTGACAAGTACTCCAACGAG GGCATCGAGGCGGTGACGTTCGCGCGGCTGTACAGCGGGCCGGGCGCGTGGCGCGGCGCGCTGCTGCGGCGCGTGGGCGCGCGGGCCCCCGCCGCCCTGCGCGCCTGGCTggaggccgcgcccgcgcgcgcgccgctgctGGCGCTGCACGCGCTGGGCGCGCGGCAgcacgcgcgcgccgccgccgccctgcgcgccgccgccgcggccgAGCGCGCCTCCGTGCGGCGcctgggcgcgggcgcggcgctggcggcgctgtGCCAGGCGGCCGcgcccggccccggccccgcgcccggccccggccccgcgCCCGGCCCCGACCCCGCGCTGGCGCGGCTGCTGGCGCTGGCGGAGCACCACGCGGCGCTGCCCGCCGCCCTGCGCCGCCACCACGGCCTGGACCAGCACGACTCGCGCGTGCTGCCGCCCGAGGAACTCGTGCAG ATGTACATCGACTCGGATAGCAAATCTCTCACAGAATACGATTACAAGAAGGCCTTAGACCTCACCGATTTCATTGAAGATATGGAACTTCGCGACGACTTACGTCTCAGG GTGTGGTGTGCGTGCATCCGCCACGACGACTGGTCGCAGGGCCGCGTGTCGGAGCCGGCGGACGAGCTGCGCGACAAGATGTTCTTCAGGCTCATCGACCTCGTGCACGTCATGG GTGGTGACTTGGAGCTGCTCCTGCCACCTGTGGAGGACATCTTGACGGCGCCGGAGCTGGCGGAGCTGGTGTCGGACCCTCGGTTCCACTTCATCATAAAGTACGGCTACGAGTGTGTGGACACCACGCGCAACGAGTCCATGGTGGAGGGTTAA